In Trifolium pratense cultivar HEN17-A07 linkage group LG7, ARS_RC_1.1, whole genome shotgun sequence, a genomic segment contains:
- the LOC123897927 gene encoding tubby-like protein 8, which translates to MFKTKKEEEEEEEEEEEMNKKKNQNQNLGRMFSNPLSEIQNNAQLRHSRSCTTTTTTHHHGPTVPDDHNNKENADNVSPSLPKSLSTNTDKHNNKIVNVKPSSLQYCMQINQDPPLPLASSDSSHFSNSLKIWDYSDSEPAPAPASSWSTLPNKSLICRPLPIDIGRCTCVIVKEPIPQGLSNGTFFSLYTYEGQGRQNRKLAVAHHKRRTGRSHFAIAQNLKGLLSNFDDTFLGTVTANLTGSKYHIWDQGYRHKSRSKQPKPPLAVVEYVPTIATCTGTHRSIKAYIPNHQSMSFKNTNQVQHIKGLPMNWEGKLDRVHQLFSRDPLYNKSTKQFELDYRDKGRAELGIQRSVKNFQLTLEENGKQTILQLGRLGKSTFVMDYRYPLTGYQAFGICLASIDAKLCCVV; encoded by the exons atgtttaaaacaaagaaagaagaagaagaagaagaagaagaagaagaagaaatgaacaagaagaagaaccaaaaccaaaacctgGGTCGTATGTTTTCAAATCCCTTGAGCGAGATCCAAAACAACGCCCAACTCAGGCATAGTCGTAGCTGCaccactactactactactcacCACCATGGCCCCACCGTACCCGACGACCACAATAACAAGGAAAACGCAGACAATGTTTCTCCTTCTCTTCCAAAGTCATTATCAACAAACACAGACAAACACAACAACAAGATTGTTAATGTTAAGCCTTCCTCGCTACAGTACTGCATGCAAATCAACCAAGATCCTCCTCTTCCTCTTGCTTCTTCTGATTCTTCACACTTTTCCAACTCTTTGAAAATTTGGGACTACTCTGACTCTGAACCTGCTCCTGCTCCTGCTTCCTCCTGGTCCACTTTACCCAACAA GTCTTTGATCTGTAGACCCTTGCCTATTGATATTGGAAGGTGCACATGTGTTATTGTCAAGGAACCAATCCCTCAGGGACTCTCTAATGGCACTTTCTTCTCTCTTTATACCTAT GAAGGTCAGGGACGACAGAATAGGAAACTGGCTGTGGCCCACCACAAGCGCCGGACCGGGCGCTCTCACTTCGCCATAGCTCAGAACCTCAAAGGACTACTCTCCAATTTTGATGATACTTTCCTCGGGACAGTAACCGCTAATCTCACCGGCTCAAAATACCACATTTGGGATCAG GGATATCGCCATAAGTCCCGTAGTAAACAACCAAAACCACCTCTTGCTGTTGTTGA GTATGTACCTACAATAGCAACATGTACAGGAACTCACAGAAGCATCAAAGCATATATACCAAACCATCAATCTATGTCTTTCAAGAACACCAACCAGGTACAGCATATTAAGGGACTGCCAATGAATTGGGAGGGAAAATTGGACAGAGTCCATCAACTATTCTCAAGGGATCCACTATACAACAAG AGTACAAAGCAATTTGAACTTGACTATAGAGATAAAGGAAGGGCAGAACTTGGAATCCAGAGATCAGTCAAAAACTTTCAGCTTACTTTAGAG GAAAATGGGAAGCAGACAATCCTGCAGCTAGGGAGGTTGGGAAAATCTACATTTGTTATGGACTACAG ATATCCTTTGACTGGTTACCAAGCGTTTGGCATATGTTTGGCTTCCATTGATGCAAAGCTTTGTTGTGTAGTGTAG
- the LOC123897928 gene encoding ubiquitin receptor RAD23b-like, which produces MKLTVKTLKGSHFEIRVQPSDSIMAVKKNIEDVQGKDNYPCGQQLLIHNGKVLKDETTLSDNKVSQDGFLVVMLSKSKSLGSAGTSSTLQTPTNPPTTLPTPDSTPLVQTQSANNNASAPLGSTTTNLTTETYGQAASNLVAASNLDQTIQQIMDMGGGTWDRDTVNRALHAAFNNPERAVDYLYSGIPEAAEVAVPAAQYPSNQTETAGVTSGVVPGVPNSAPLNMFPQETASGTGAGAGSLDFLRNNPQFQALRTMVQSNPEILQPVLQELGKQNPGLLRLIDENHSEFLQLINEPMDGSDGDNFDQPEQDLPHAINVTPAEQEAIGRLEAMGFDRASVIEAFLACDRDEQLAANYLLENAGDFED; this is translated from the exons ATAATGGCAGTAAAAAAGAATATTGAAGATGTACAAGGCAAAGATAATTACCCTTGCGGACAGCAATTGCTGATTCACAATGGTAAGGTTTTGAAAGATGAAACTACATTATCAGATAATAAAGTCTCCCAAGATGGCTTTCTTGTTGTCATGCTTAGTaag AGTAAATCCTTGGGATCTGCTGGAACTTCATCTACTCTTCAG ACCCCTACCAATCCACCTACAACTCTACCAACACCAGATTCAACACCTCTAGTACAAACGca ATCTGCAAACAACAATGCATCTGCACCACTTGGCTCAACTACAACAAA TCTTACTACAGAGACTTATGGACAGGCTGCTTCAAATTTAGTTGCTGCTAGTAATCTTGACCAGACTATTCAACAAATTATGGACATGGGTGGCGGCACCTGGGATAGAGATACCGTTAATCGTGCTCTGCATGCAGCTTTCAATAATCCAGAGCGTGCTGTCGATTACTTGTATTCT gGAATTCCTGAAGCAGCAGAAGTTGCTGTACCGGCTGCTCAATACCCAAGTAATCAAACTGAAACAGCTGGGGTCACTTCCGGAGTTGTTCCGGGGGTCCCTAACTCAGCTCCCTTGAATATGTTTCCACag GAGACAGCTTCTGGCACTGGTGCTGGCGCTGGATCGCTTGATTTCCTGAGGAACAATCCCCAG TTTCAAGCATTGCGGACAATGGTGCAATCCAATCCAGAAATTCTCCAG CCTGTACTTCAAGAGCTCGGAAAGCAAAATCCCGGTCTCTTGAGACTAATTGATGAGAATCATTCTGAGTTTCTTCAGTTGATAAATGAGCCCATGGATGGTTCTGATGG GGATAATTTTGACCAGCCTGAGCAAGACTTGCCTCATGCCATCAATGTGACGCCAGCTGAGCAGGAAGCAATTGGAAGG CTAGAGGCTATGGGATTCGATAGAGCCTCTGTGATAGAGGCATTTTTGGCATGTGACCGTGATGAGCAATTGGCAGCCAACTACTTACTGGAAAATGCTGGGGATTTCGAGGATTAA